The genome window GACTCGAGCGACGGTGGTTCGACGTTTCGGGCGGACGCGGACTGGGCTGAGGGGACGGCGAGCCAGAGTGCAACAGCGGCGAGGGCGAACAGCGGGATCGCAAAGCCAAAGCCAAACTGCCAGGCTACCCCGGCAGCGAGGAATCCAGCGATCGGTGGGAGGATCGACTGGCCGGCGTCGGCTGCCCCGGAGACCACGCCGTTTGCAGCCCCGACCCGTTCTGGATAGAGGTCGGCGAGGATGGTGTATCGGGCGACCGCGTATAGTGCAACGCCGACTCCGAACAGTGCCGTGACGACGAAGAGTACGACAGTCGATCGGGCGGTCACGATCAACACGAGTGTGCCCGCCGAGATAGTCGAACTCAGTATCAAGATCGCTTTCTCGCCGAACCGGTCGGCTAGCAGACCACCTGGAAACTGCCCGAGGCCGTAAGCGACGAACAACACGGTCAACAGGAGTCCGGCTGTCGTGAGATCGAGCCCGTAGGCAGTTCGCAGATGCGGGAGTAAAATCGGGTAGATCATTCGGACCCCGATCGAGAGGAACCAGCCACCGGCGATCGCAACCAGAATCGTTCCTCGACCGTCGCTCCAGAGCCCCTTCGCCTCGCGCGTCAGAACGGAAAGAACGGGCACAGGTAACGGTGACACCTGTGAGAGGTTATCGGAGCGTAGTATCAACGTTGTGAAGCCGGAAACCGATCAATCTGCGTCGGATGCAGCTCGATTTGTCGGCAGTAGCGGTGAGTAATCGACCTAACTCGCTTCACGTAGCGGTTCCGACAGCGATAGCCCAGAACCCACCGATACTTGCGATGAACGTCAGAAGCACTGCGATGGTGAAACTTTCAGTGTACGCGACGCTGGCCGTGCCGAGCGGCGGCATCGCCAGGGCGGCGACGCCGATCGCGACGTTGAACAGGCCGACGATCGCGGTGTCCTTTTCGGGCGAGTAAACGGTCATCAGCAGCGGGATGTAAAGCGTCGCGGTGCCGCCGAGTCCGAGTCCAATGAGGGCGATCGCGGCCGGGAGTGCCGCCGTGGCGGGGACGAACAGCAGGGCGATCCCCGCAGCCGCACTGGTGAGCGAGGCGAGGAACGCACGACGAGACCCCATCGTGTCGGCCAGGTAACCGCTTCCGATTCGCGAGACGATGCTCACGCCGCCGATCAGACCGAACGTTGCGGAGGCGCCAGCCGCCGTCAGCCCACGGTGTGCGAACAGGTCGACCGCGTAGGCCGCGAGCAACTGGTACCACGCGAACGAGAGGGCCATGCCCACGAACAGTAGCTGGAAGCTTCGCGTCCCGCCGAGCCGGGCCAGCCACTCGAGCAGTTCACCGGCGGTCGCACTCGAGTGACTCGCCCATTGTGGTCGGCGACAGACGAGTCCAGCAAGGAGGAACGCAGCCGTGGTCACCGACAAGATAAGCAGGAAGCCCTGCCGAACGCCGACTGCAGAGATCGTGACTTGCCAGACCGGCGGGAGGACGGCGAGTCCGAGGCCGTTCCCCACGAAAATGAGCCCTGTCGCCGCACCACGTCGGCGGTCGAACCATCGTGGGACGACCGACGCGACGAGGACGAAGACCGTCCCTAGTGCAAGGCCGAGGACGGCGAAGACGACGGTTAGTCCAGCTAGCGAGTCGACGACGTACAGCGAGGGGGCGATCACGCCAGTCGCGATGGTACAGCTGAGCAACACCGCTCGAGCGGGAAACCGGGCACCGAAGACGCCGACGAGCCCAGATCCGATAAAGAAGGTAAAGAGCATGACCGCGAACACGCCCGAGAGGGCGAGCGGCGAGATGCCGAACGCGTCGCTGAACGGTTCGCGGAAGATACCGTACGACAACGGCGTTCCGAACGTGAACACCATCGCCACGGCACCGATGGCCGCAACGACCCAACTTTGGCGACTGTCGGGCCGTTCTGCGCGCTCGGAGTACACAGCCTCTCTCTCGTGGGCGCAGCCGAAAGCGTTCTGATTCCCAGTGGCCTCAACGACGGTCGGCTCGAGGGCTGCACTCGGTTGGTGTCACGAGACAGTGCCAGAAAAGCTCGAACCGAGTAGATTTCGACCGGAATAACCAGCGAATGCGCGATTAGACGAACGGGACCACGTCGGGCAGCGGAAGCATCGGCACCATGAACATGCCGGCGAGCGTGACCAGTCCGATGAGCACGGGGAAGACGACGACTGCGAAGTTGGTCGTCCCGACGACGCGTCCGAGGTCGCCGGTCATGTTCGACAGCGACGGCGTCACGCTCTTGCGCAGGATCACCAGCTCGAGGGCGAACAGGATCACCGTTGCGCCCGCCGACATCATACAGAACGGGCAAATCTCTCCGATGACGCCCAGCTGCAGGTAGACGAAGTACGACGAGAAGACCACGCCGCTTGCCGTGATGGGCGTCAGGATCTTGATGATCAGCGGGTGGCGCGTATCGAACCACCAGAGGGCGAGCCCGATCGTCGTCAGGTAGTAAAACCCACCGAGCGTCGCGAGTGGCACGCCGAAGATGTACGCCCACGGACTCGTGATCACTTCGATACTCCCCTGAACTGGAGCGTCCGCGGGAATTGCTGGCAGCGCGAACAGGTGGATCGCCGTGAGGGCGACCGTCACCATCCAACCCACTATTGCAACGAACGTGAACGTCCCGAACAGGCTCGATACTCTCGGTGAGTAGTCCCATTCGTAGTCGAACGCCAGTGTACTCGAGGCTTCTGTTGACATACAGTATCTCCTTATCTGGGTGAGTACAAAAGTATTGTGGTGTCTTCCCAATTCCATACAAAGTGATGAGAGAGTCGAGTCGAGCGCCCCGTAGCAGCCGATGAGTCGAGCGATGGGAACACAGCCGACAGCGAGTGGCCCCATCGTCGATGAGGTCGGGACCGCACGCCTCACAGGTTGCCACTGACGGTCGCTACGACGTTTGCTGACTCGCCGTTACGCGAGCGTCACTGGGCGGGTTTGTGACAGCGATCGCGAGAACAACGTGTCGTCGTGACGAGTTAGCCGGGATGTCCCAACGCAGGCCGACCGAGGTTGCCATCCTGCTATACTACCAACTGAAACGGTTTACACACCGATCACACAGCCATTGTGTGATCGTGTGTACACTGACGTTCAGTGGCTACTCCCCTTCACTCGTCGGTATCCGGTTTCCCGCCGCGTTCGTACGTCTCCTCGAACTCCTGGATGAGTAGGCCCATCTTCGCGTACCAGTCGTTTAGCTGCCGTTGCATATCGGCGGCGATGTCGGACGAATCGGTCGGGGAATAGACGTGGTAGTAGCCGCCGTCATCGTAGTTGACCTGTTCTTTCTGAACGCAGCCACTCTGGAGTAGTCGCTGAATCGATCGATACGCGGTGGATCGCTCACGATCGACCTGATCAGCAACGTCGTCGATCGGTAGCGGTTCCTCACTTTCGACCAGTACGCGAAAGCACGCCTTGTCGAGTCCTTTGAGGCCGTGGATACACTCCAGTAGCCCCTCACACACCATCTCTTGCTGGAGTTGCTCGGCCATCGAGTTCGCCATATTCGTACGTTCGACTTGGCTCGTTGCCGTGATAAGCCTTGTGCGTATTGCACAATATATTAGATAAACACTCGCGGTGCACCACTCGAGTAGACTCTCGACCAATCACTCACGTCTCGTTGACACGTTCACATCAACATAATATACTATACTGGAATATTATATTAGCTATTTAATTGTCGATGCCTAACTTCTCCGAATACTACATTCACATACTTTCAGAATCAGTAATTACTGGTAAAACCGATCAAATCCTGCTCCAAGTTGGATGCTGATTTCTGTGGCCGCGAACCGAGCGTTCAAACTAAACCGTTGAGAAAAGTACTATAACAGACACACCGTTCGGTCTAACAAATTTATTTATTCTTTTATTTGATAATAGTTGTCAGTTGCGCCCTGATTTATACTTGTACGATTACGGCTGCTCGAGGGTGTCGGTCTCCGGGAACCACACTATCGAACAGACCTGTTGTGAGGGTTTGCCACACCGTCCAGCGAATTTCCTTCAGTGACTGCTATCCGACAGTACAACCATTCCTCGAAGCCCGTCCGATACGTGATTCTATAGTAGCCACTGCACGTCAGTGCGCACCTGCTCGCCAGACGGATCGGCAACCGGTGTGCACATCGGTGCAGTTGTTACTATAGCCCTGTCGACACGCCGCCCATCACTGCTCGTCGCCGTTCGCAGCATGAGTTAGAGACAGCCCCCGGTTTTGACTACGATGCATGCTGTCTCCTGGTCGAGTTCGGGTCACGGAAGACCGGTCCACCGTGGTGAAAAACGTATTCCCACTTCGCTACAGCAAGGATGGCTATTTAATTACTTCCGACCGCTACAACCCGTGTAGGGTCGCCCGTCGAGAGTAGCTGTGGGGGACGATAGTGGTTGATGATCGTCTCACGCGTGACAACCCCGCTCTCGTCACAACCGGGACACCGCCGGCCACGCAACGTGCCCATGGCGTTTCACACCGACGTTAACTATGCACCTGAGCCTCACCACCGATGACTGAACTCGAGCCCAAACCCGATTTGCTCCACGTTTCGCTGCTGGTATCGGAGATCGAATCCGCACACGAAGTCTTGCGTCACCTCGACGAGATGGGTGGAACGGTCCATCCCGACAGCCTCGAGGTAACTGACGCGGTAGACGCCAAGACGCAGGTCGACGTGAGCGATCTGACGGTCAAACAGTGGCAGGCGCTCGAGTTGGCCTATCGTTGGGGCTACTACGACCAGCCACGGAAAGCAGACCTCGCAGATCTGGCGACCGAACTCGAGATCTCGAAGTCGGCAGTCTCTCAGCGCCTCCGGGCAGCCGAGTCGACGCTCGTCACGGCAATCGTGACGGCCAGTCGGTGACCCGTATGCGTCTGCACGAAGCTCGTAATTCGGCTGCTCGCTGCATCGATACCCGGTGTCCGCTCTCTCTGTGAGCAGCCAGGCACCCAGGAGCGTACGGAATCGGTCGAAACTAAAACCAGATGCTCGTGGTGCTCAAGGGTGATCGAATTCGGAAGCCACTACGACAAGGAAGTTTAGGTACACTACGTAGCGATCGGTTTTGCCAGCGCCCACGCGTGTCGGTCGGTGAGGTGCAATTTCTCGGCCAGTCTTCGCGGTCATCCCCTCGGAAGATCGGCTGTGTTTTCCCCTCCCCTGTTTACAGTGGTACCTCTGTAACCCCGTATATGACGCGTTATTATATTAGTCGGGCGACCACCACTCAATTCGTTTCCGCTGGCGGCTGAGCCTCACCGTCGAGTGCTCTGGGGCGAGCCGCAAAGCCGTCTCTCGAGACCGAACTCCTGTCCGATCGACACTGTCACCTCCCCAGATGCTGATGGCTGGGATCGTTCCCTTCGTCCACAGATTGATTGTCATTATGATGGGAATGGCTTCATGACGTTTTACTGATTTTCTGAGCTGCTGTTCACTCGTGAGGAAGTGGTCCCATCTGCATACTCTATAGTCGTCTCAGGAGTCGAAAGAAAGGATATTCGAGGGATGTGCGGCGCCCAACACATGACTGAGGTCTCTGGCGCTGTTTGAGCGCCTTTCAGAGTCGAGTCATTACCCCTCTGGCCAGTTTTCCCGACGAACGCGCTAGTAGGGTATAGCAGCCACTGCACATCAGAGCGCACCCGATCGCCAGACGGGTCGGCGATCAGTGTGTACATCGGTGCAGTTGTTACTATAGTATAGGCCGATTGGAACCCGTATAAAAGCAATCACCTACCAGGGTTCAAGTCGTTCATCTCACAATATAGTCTATTTTGTTAGCACTAAACTGAATATATATGAATGGATCAAATGACTCGACAAGCGCATAGCTCACTGGAACGACCGACTGAACTGGTCTCTTGCTCGTAACTTACTGCTCTCCGTGACTCGACGTATTGGGGAGACGGATAGTACGGACAGCGAATGGCTGGGGCCCGGTATTATACGCTCGAGGATTGGAGGTGCTGTCGGATCATGCCAGTAGAAAATCTCGCACGAAGCGACGTCGTTACCGCCAGCAAAGACGAGTCGATCGAGAACCTCGCGTCGATGATGGACGACCACAGCGTCGGAAGCGTCGTAATTGCCGATGACGACGAGCCAGTCGGGATCGTGACGGATCGCGACCTCACGATCGAAGTGGTCGCGGCGGGCAAGAGTGCCGACAGCGTCACCGCAGCGGACGTCATGTCGTCCGATCTGTGCACTATCGAGTCTGACGAGGGATTTTATCGAGCGACCGAACTCATGAGCGAACACGGAATCCGTCGGCTTCCAGTCGTCGACACGTCGGGACAACTCGAGGGGATCATCACGGTCGACGACCTGAACGAACTGCTCGCAGACGAACATCAGCAACTCGCAAGCGTCGTCCAGGCCCAGCGACCGCCGTACTGAGCTGACCGACCGGCCGCAGACTCGAACGGCGCGCCTCCAGTCTCGCCTCCAGTCTGTCTGGCGCTCGATGGCGTCGAACTTTCGATGACGGCGAACGGCGACGCCACAGCGGACGAGACATCCGAGACGTGGCAGGGGACCGCGGTGCTCGTCCTCGTTGGAAACGCCTTCAGGCGGCTGTCGTTCACCAACCGAGGAGAGCACGGTGGGACGGACGAACGCTTCGAGGTGACGATTTTCGAGGAAAACGGGCGACTCGACGGCCTCGACGGCGAATCCGTGTCCGCGACCGAACTCGAGTTGCGTCCGCGAGCGGTGTCTGTCGCTGTTCGTCGACGCGGAACGGCGCCCGTTGTAAGCGGCGCTGGTTGCAGACTATGGCTTGAGCGTGCGGACAGTCATAACCGGCACGTTCGCGTTCGGCACGACACGCTGGGAGACGCTGCCGAGGACGAGGCGCTCGACGTTCGACTTGCTCTCGGTGCCCATCACGAGCAGGTCGACGCCGGCGTCGTCGGTGTACTCGAGGACGACGTCGGTCGCAGCGCCGTGCTCAATGGTTCGCGTCGTCTCGAGTCCGCGGTCGGTGGCACGGTCGACGACCTCCGAGGTCATCTTCTCGCCGTACTCCGCGAACGCCTCGCGGATCTCGGTGGCCTCGGACGAGATGGCCACCGCGTAGAGGGCGTGGAGCCGTGCGTCACAGACGTCGGCCATCGAAAGGGCGTGTTCGGTCGCCGCCGTTGCACCTGGAGCGCCGTCGGTCGCGAGACAGACGTCGTCGATCGGTCCGTCGTTGACTTCCCACGACGTGTCCGGTCCGACCGTGAGGACGGGTCGGCGTGCGTCCCGGATAACCTCGAGGGCGACGCTCCCGAGCAGGGCTTGCCGGAGGCCGGTTCGACCCTGAGTGCCGACCACGATCAGATCGACGTCAGCGTCGTCGGCGTACGAGAGAAGTTCACTCGCCGGACGGCCCGATCGGACGACGGCCTCGGCGTGACAGCCGGCATCCTGAGCCCGGTCTGCAATCTCCCTCGCGTCGCGTTCGTGGCGCTCTCGTCGTGATTCTTCACGCCGTAGCCCGCTTTCGACGACCGAGACGACGTGGACGTCTGCCTCGAGCGTTGCGGCGAGCGTGATCCCCGCCGTCGCGGCGTTCGTCGCCACGTCACTGCCGTCGGTCGCGATGAGAACGTCGTCGTACATATCTCCCGGTATGTCGACCACGGTCTTTGTTCTGTTGCACCCGTTGACGTGTCCCCTGTGCCGTCCGGCGTCGAGGACCGCGTCGACCGGTCGCTAGCCAGCGTCGCCCATCTGCACTGCCAGGACGGGAACGTCGGCCGTTCGGACGACGCGTTCAGTCGTACTGCCCAGTAGTGCCCTCGAGAGGCCCCGTCGACCATAGGTCCCGAGTACGATCAGGTCGGCATCGATTTCGGCCGCGTACTCGAGGATCGTCTCGCACGGTGACCCCTAGCGGACCACGGTGACTCCCTCCACGTCGTCGCCGTGCTCGCTCAGTTCCCGGGCACGCTCCTCGACCGCCCCGACGGCACGGCTGGCTGCCCCCCCGAGCGGTTCGACCGACGGCTCGAAGTCGGCTCGGTCGCCGAAGACGCCGACGCCGAGGAGGTCGGCGGTGTCGATCACGGACAGTGCGTACACGGAGGCCCCCACACGACTGTGCGAGGTCGAGTGTGTGTTCGATCGCTCGCTCTGCCCCCTGGCTTCTGTCAGTTGCGATGAGAACGGTTCGTACATCGGGCTCACGTCATAGCCTCCGCGAACCACGTGGTGGCGACGTCAGCGACCTCCTCGAGTTCGCCCGGTCCTTCGAAGCGGTGACCCGCATCCTTGACCACGTGGACGTCGTGCTCACAGGAAAGTCGCATTGCAGCCTCACGATTGAGCGCGAGGACCTGGCTGTCGGCTCCACCGACGACGAACAGCGTCTTCGCTCGGACGTCCTCGAGGACTTCTGACGCCAGGTCGACGCGACCGCCGCGTGAGACGACAGCCGCTACGTCGTCCTGTAGGTGCGTCGCCGCACGAAGCGCGGCCGCAGCGCCCGTACTCGAGCCGAAGTAGCCCACCGGCGTCCTGTGTCACCTCGCGCTCTCGTATCCACTCGGTGACACCGACGAGGCGGTCAGTGAGCAACGCGATGTCGAAACGGTTCTCTCGCTGTTGATCTTCTGCCTCGGTGAGGAGGTCGAACGGCAGCGTCCCCAGTCCGTGGTCGCGGATGACGTCGGCGACGTAGTTGTTGCGTGGACTCCTCCAGCTCGAGCCGCTGCCGTGGGCGAAGACGACCACGCCAGGGGTAGCCGGCGGCAGTTCGAGCATCCCCTCGAGCGTGACGTCGTCGACCGGAATCGTAACCAGCGTGCTATCATGTAGTCCCATGTCGCGATGGACGACAACGAATGACTTGATGGCCAGGGTGGGCGGTCACCACACCGTGACACGGGCCAGCCCCTCGAGACGACCTCGGCCACCGATCGGTCGTCGAACGAGATGTACTAGATACCAAGTACGAGCGCCTCGAGACCGACCCGCGGCTATTTGAGGGCCTGTGACGAAGACGTTCTCTGTCAGTCGCCGGCAACCGCATCGTAGATCGACCAGCAACAGAAACGGACTAACCCATGGATATTGCCGACATCGTCACGGAAGAGTACGTCGAACACAGCCCGGAGACAACCGTCTCGAAGCTCGTCGGGACGTTTGCGGACTCGGACGTCAGAGGCGTCGTCGTTCAGGACGAGGAGTTCGAGGGAATCGTCACGCGACGACAACTCGCCACGTCACATCGCCAGCCGAACGAGAAACTGCGGTCGCTCGTCTGGCACGTACCGCGTCTCACACCCGACGAAGACATCCGAAAGGTCGCACAGCTCATGATCGACAGCGAATCACAGCTCCTGCCAGTCTTCGAAGGGCGGGAACTGATCGGCGTCGTCACGGCCGATGGTATCTTACAGAAAGTCGAACCCTACCTCGACGCCGCGGCCGTCGCCGAAGCCTACTCGGGTGAGCTCGTCTCGCTCGAGCCGTCGTCGACGCTCGGCAACGCGCTCAACGTCTTCAGGCAGAACCGCATCACACACCTCCCGGTCGTCGAGAACGACTCCGCGGCCGGCGTCCTGAGCCTGTACGACGTGACCGAGATCACAGTTCGGTCCGAAGTCCAGAGTCAGGGCGGTGACGCCGGCGGCGTCGACCCGTTCGGCGGCGAGATCTCGAGTAGTACCGCTCGATCCCGTCGCGGCGGGTACGGCGCGAGAGAAGGTGAGTCGACGCGAATGCTCGACGTTCCCGTTCGGGACCTCATGACATCGCCGGTCCGGACGATCCGACCGGACGAAACGCTCGACGTCGCCGTCACGGAGATGTTCGACGCCGGTGCCTCGTCGCTCGTCGTCACCGAGAACGGCTCTCCACACGGGATCGTGACGAAAACTGACTGCCTCGAGTCGCTCACGTGGGAGGCGGGCGGAAATCGCGGCGTACAGGTCTACGGGACCGACCTGATCGACGACGTGACCTACGACGAGATCGTCGCCATGGTCGAGAAGTTCGACGACAGAGACCAGGGGATGAACGTCCTCGACACGAAAGTCCACCTTCACGAGCACGACGAGAAGCGACGCGGCACGCCGCTCGTGCTCGCTCGAGTGCGATTGCACACCGATCGCGGGCTGTACGTCGCATCGGGTGAGGGCTACGGGGCGAAACACGCGATGAACGAGGCACGCGATGTCCTCGAGCGCCAGATCAGGGACCGGAAAACCCACGGCCGGACGAAAAAGCCCCCGGACGAGACGTTCTGGGAGAAACGCTTCGGCTGGCTGCTCGAGGAGTAAACGATGGGGGCGGTCACCCACGCACGAGGTCGGTTTCGAGTGTCGCGACGAGACGGTCGACGGCCGCCGGGACGACGCCGTTGTCATACTGCCGGATAGTGTGAGGGTTCGCCGTACTTTCTGGCGAATGCGCTTTAATAACATCTGTCTGACAGTATCAGGAGCGCCGCTGAACCCGACGCAACGGCCCGGCGGCGATCCAGGCTCGTCGACATCGGGGTCTACCTTTTTATGAAATGAGGAGAATATACTGACATGAACGTTCTCGTCCCGGTTGACGATTCTGACCCGGCTCGGGCCGCATTCGAGTATGCAGTGTCAAACGCGTCTGATACCGAGATCACCGCGTTGCACGTGATCGATCCCTACGAGACGAGTGTCTCGTCGTGGCTCGGTGGACAGGAGTTCCCCAAGAAACTCGAGGAGGAGGGAAGCGAACTGCTGGCCGAACTCGAAGCGGTGGCAGCCGACCATGATGTCACGATCGAGACCGACACCGTCGTCGGGAAGCCGGCCCAGGAGATCACGACCTACGTCGAAAACGAAGACATCGACGAGGTCGTCATCGGGAGCCACGGACGAACGGGCTCCTCGCGGGTGTTACTGGGGAGCGTCGCGGAGACGGTCGTTCGACGCGCACCGGTTCCCGTTACCGTCGTCCGCTGACCGACAAACGAAGCCACCCGTTCTCAGCCGACTGTCGGGAGTCGGCTGCGGAAGCTCGATCGAATCCATGCTCGTCTCCCGATGGGACCGCCAAGCGGAAAGTACCCCTCCTGGCGCGCAGAAACCGACGGATGTGACAGGGGCCTCGAGCAGCTGTCTCACCCCTTGGCCGAACCAGTCGAAGGGTGCCTGGACTCACCTGAGACAGTCCGTTCGATCAGAAGAACGTCGGGGCTGTCCTCGGGATAGATCAGTTGCTCGAGAGGTCTCGAACCGTCTGGTTGATCTCCTGGACCTTCGAGACCTGTTCTTCGTTCGCACTGGCGACGGATTCGATCTCGGTGGCGATCGTCTCCGCCTCCTCGACGAGTTCGTCGATCATGCTCGCGACCTCTTCGGTGCTGGCCGCCTGATCGTCGGTCGCCTCCGAGACGTCCCGGATGCCCCGCGAGGCCTCCTGGACTGCCTGCGCGATCTCCTGAAGCGTGTCCATCGCGTCGTCGACTTTCTCGATCCCCCGGTCGACTTCGCGGGTCGTCTCCTCGAGGCTGTCGACAGTGGCGGAGGTGACGTCTTTGATCTCCTCGACCATCGTCTCGATCTCGCTGGCGTGAGACTGGGAGTCCTCAGCGAGCGACTTGACTTCGTTTGCGACGACGGCGAAGCCGTCTCCCGCCTCGCCGGCCGTTGCAGCCTCGATACTCGCGTTGAGCGCGAGCAGGTTCGTCTGATCCGCGATGTTGTTGATGATGTCGACGATCTCGTCGATCTCGTCGATACGGTTCTCGAGTTGTCCGATGTCACTAACGACCTCCTGGGTGGAATCGTCGACCTGCTCGATCGCGTCGATCGCCTCGGTCGCCGCATCGCGTCCCTCATCCGAGAGTTGCTCGGCTCGTTCGCTCGTCGCGGCGACCTCCTCGGCCGTCGAGGCGATCTCTTCGACGGAGGCCGACATGCCAGCGACCTCGCTCGCGACGCCGTCCATCGAAGACGCCTGTTGCTGGGCGAGGTCGTTGATGTGTTCGGTGCGTCTGGCGGCGCTATCGGCGGTTTCCAGCACGTCATCGACGGCGCTCTCGACGTTCTCCGTGATGGCCTGGCGTTGCTCGAGCTGAGTAGCGTAGTTGCGAATGAACGTGACAAGCGTCTCGGTCAGCTCCTGCTCTTCTGAAAGCCAGGGGCCGTTGTCCTCCGTTGGTCGCCGTTCCGTGTAGACGACTTCCATACTGACCGGCGTTCCGGCGTCGGTGCTGACCTCGGTAGTCAGCGGGTGACCGCTCCGCTGAAACCGTGCCGACTCGGCGACGACGTCGCCGACGCTGATCCGTGCTTCGGTCACCTCGGGGTACTGAAACCACTCCGGGAGTTCAGCGACGTACGTCCGGACGAGTTCGTCGATCGGTCGGTCGACCTCGCCGAACAGGTCGTTGGCCCGCTGGATCGCCTCGAGTTCTTTTGACCGTTCCTGAAGCTTCACTTTGGCCTCGACTTCGGAGAGCGTACTGACGTCGTCGTGTAACTGAAAATGTTCTGAGGGAAGGTGAGAGCCTTCTGAGTCGGCCATAGTGGTACAACTCTAGAGTATACACATCACATTGTTGGCCGACTTCCCGGCCTGTGACGCCACTCGTGGGCTATCCGTCGTTCGTCCATCGGTTTCTTGATTCGTGTGGCGTCACTACCGGTTCGTCGGTAAAACTCGATCTGCGTGGAATCAAACATGACTAGCAAACCAGGTCCCGTCGACCTACGAATGCGATAGTACTGAACTACGTCGTGGTGATCGCTCCGAAAAGAGTCGACTACCGTGCCGACACGGTCGCGAGCTCGGACCGGGAACCGCGACGAGAGGTCGGTGAGCGTCGGAGACAGCCACCGACTCGAGCGCTCTACGTCGATTACTCGAGGTCGAAGCGGTCGAGGCTCATCACTTTGCTCCAGGCGTCGACGAAGTCCTCGACGAGCTGTTCTTCGCCGTCTTCGGCACCGTACACTTCCGCGAGGGCACGAAGTCGGGAGTTCGATCCGAATACGAGGTCAACGCGAGAGGCCTTGAACTCGACGTCACCCGTTTCACGGTCGATCAGCTCGAAGACTTCTTCGTCCTCGTCGACTGCTTCCCACTCATAGCTCATGTCGAGGAGGACCTCGAAGAAGTCGTTGTTCAGCGTCTCCGGTTCGTCGGTGAAGACGCCGAGGTCGGTGTTCTGGTAGTTGGCGTCCAGTGCACGCATCCCGCCGACAAGGGCAGTCATCTCGGGGGCGGTCAGCGTCAGAAGGTCGGCTCTGTCGACCAGTAGCTCTTCTGCCGAGCGGTCCATCACGTCACCTTCGGTGTAGTAGTTGCGGAACCCGTCGGCGTCTGGCTCGAGCCACTCGAAGGACTCGACGTCGGTCTGTTCGGGAGTCGCGTCGGTGCGGCCCGGTTCGAACGGAACCTCGACGTCGTAGCCAGCGTCGGCTGCGGCCTGCTCGACTGCGGCAGTGCCACCGAGGACGATCAGGTCGGCGAGCGAAACGCGAACGTCGTCGGA of Natrarchaeobaculum sulfurireducens contains these proteins:
- a CDS encoding methyl-accepting chemotaxis protein; translated protein: MADSEGSHLPSEHFQLHDDVSTLSEVEAKVKLQERSKELEAIQRANDLFGEVDRPIDELVRTYVAELPEWFQYPEVTEARISVGDVVAESARFQRSGHPLTTEVSTDAGTPVSMEVVYTERRPTEDNGPWLSEEQELTETLVTFIRNYATQLEQRQAITENVESAVDDVLETADSAARRTEHINDLAQQQASSMDGVASEVAGMSASVEEIASTAEEVAATSERAEQLSDEGRDAATEAIDAIEQVDDSTQEVVSDIGQLENRIDEIDEIVDIINNIADQTNLLALNASIEAATAGEAGDGFAVVANEVKSLAEDSQSHASEIETMVEEIKDVTSATVDSLEETTREVDRGIEKVDDAMDTLQEIAQAVQEASRGIRDVSEATDDQAASTEEVASMIDELVEEAETIATEIESVASANEEQVSKVQEINQTVRDLSSN
- a CDS encoding universal stress protein, coding for MNVLVPVDDSDPARAAFEYAVSNASDTEITALHVIDPYETSVSSWLGGQEFPKKLEEEGSELLAELEAVAADHDVTIETDTVVGKPAQEITTYVENEDIDEVVIGSHGRTGSSRVLLGSVAETVVRRAPVPVTVVR
- a CDS encoding CBS domain-containing protein, which gives rise to MDIADIVTEEYVEHSPETTVSKLVGTFADSDVRGVVVQDEEFEGIVTRRQLATSHRQPNEKLRSLVWHVPRLTPDEDIRKVAQLMIDSESQLLPVFEGRELIGVVTADGILQKVEPYLDAAAVAEAYSGELVSLEPSSTLGNALNVFRQNRITHLPVVENDSAAGVLSLYDVTEITVRSEVQSQGGDAGGVDPFGGEISSSTARSRRGGYGAREGESTRMLDVPVRDLMTSPVRTIRPDETLDVAVTEMFDAGASSLVVTENGSPHGIVTKTDCLESLTWEAGGNRGVQVYGTDLIDDVTYDEIVAMVEKFDDRDQGMNVLDTKVHLHEHDEKRRGTPLVLARVRLHTDRGLYVASGEGYGAKHAMNEARDVLERQIRDRKTHGRTKKPPDETFWEKRFGWLLEE